From the Paenibacillus sp. FSL H8-0548 genome, one window contains:
- a CDS encoding serine protease, with translation MKLTINRKLAVACLILFLISSIVSYTGAEAETPAVQNAEQIYSKANEAVIYVRALRSDGTVLAVGSGVLISSDGQAATAYHVVKGAELLEAVLSDGSVVKSIKLLKYDELTDAALLKLPERKDAKGKITPYNKLSIRGAAVKYGEKVFAIGYPLRNTPIITEGIVNNPQAEINGRPRILTSAQIASGMSGGPLLDEQGRLAGIISGSLRTMNNIHLVIDTSDLRSLMKE, from the coding sequence ATGAAGCTAACCATTAATCGGAAATTGGCTGTAGCGTGCTTGATCCTATTCCTGATTTCTTCCATCGTTTCGTATACAGGTGCTGAAGCGGAGACGCCAGCGGTACAAAACGCAGAGCAAATTTATAGCAAGGCAAACGAAGCTGTCATTTATGTGCGGGCGCTGCGCAGTGACGGCACCGTACTTGCGGTTGGCAGCGGAGTGCTTATCTCCTCGGATGGTCAAGCGGCAACCGCCTATCACGTTGTGAAAGGTGCGGAGCTGCTCGAGGCTGTCCTGTCTGATGGCAGTGTCGTCAAGTCGATTAAGCTGCTTAAATATGATGAGCTTACGGATGCGGCGCTGCTGAAGCTTCCTGAGCGCAAAGACGCTAAAGGGAAAATAACACCCTATAATAAGCTTTCGATAAGAGGTGCTGCTGTAAAGTATGGCGAGAAAGTATTTGCTATCGGTTATCCGCTGCGCAACACGCCCATTATTACTGAGGGGATTGTTAATAATCCGCAAGCAGAAATCAATGGCAGACCCCGCATACTCACATCAGCCCAAATTGCAAGCGGCATGTCAGGCGGACCGCTGCTCGATGAGCAGGGGCGTCTTGCGGGAATTATCTCCGGCTCGCTTCGCACGATGAACAATATTCATCTCGTTATTGATACCAGTGATTTGCGTTCATTAATGAAAGAATAG